One part of the Sporosarcina ureae genome encodes these proteins:
- a CDS encoding M15 family metallopeptidase has translation MRNNRDDKKRKRKNKWIDGGIILIFIILAGSVIWIGTNEWSVEKALDSIQSETESSTDFQEIEESVDSSLTDTTERHDEEKAPLPSEERLRDVDKPLINETQEETSVEKAVPQKPVKPSNPTSYIKGQKLPKEPMLIHGVLLANKQYPLPEDYAPGESEEAREAFNELAASALTSGINLQAFSTYRSYDYQVTLYNRYVERDGQEAADRYSARPGYSEHQTGLAFDIGEVNHEKHWASNSFGDTEAAKWLAANAHQYGFILRYPEGKEEMTGYMHESWHYRYVGKDMAEQIFKRNITLEEYLEVR, from the coding sequence ATGAGAAACAATAGAGACGATAAAAAGCGTAAGAGGAAAAATAAATGGATAGATGGAGGTATCATTTTGATCTTCATTATCCTTGCGGGTAGTGTGATATGGATTGGGACGAATGAATGGAGTGTGGAGAAGGCGCTAGATAGTATTCAAAGTGAAACAGAATCATCTACCGACTTTCAAGAAATAGAAGAGTCAGTGGATTCTAGCCTAACGGATACAACAGAACGTCATGACGAAGAAAAAGCTCCTTTACCGAGTGAAGAACGACTTCGTGACGTAGATAAGCCATTGATCAATGAAACTCAAGAAGAAACGTCCGTGGAAAAAGCGGTACCTCAAAAACCAGTGAAACCTTCTAACCCGACTAGCTATATCAAAGGACAGAAATTACCTAAAGAACCGATGCTTATACATGGCGTTTTACTTGCTAATAAACAATATCCTCTACCGGAAGATTACGCACCTGGAGAAAGCGAAGAAGCGAGAGAGGCATTCAATGAATTAGCGGCTTCAGCTTTAACATCTGGTATTAATTTGCAAGCGTTCAGTACCTATCGTTCGTATGACTATCAAGTGACTTTATATAACCGATATGTAGAAAGAGACGGACAGGAAGCAGCCGACCGGTATAGTGCGCGTCCAGGCTATTCAGAGCATCAGACAGGGCTTGCGTTTGATATCGGGGAAGTGAATCATGAAAAACATTGGGCGTCGAATTCGTTTGGAGATACAGAAGCGGCTAAGTGGCTCGCTGCTAACGCTCATCAATATGGATTTATCCTTCGTTATCCTGAAGGAAAAGAAGAAATGACTGGCTACATGCATGAATCCTGGCATTATCGTTATGTTGGAAAAGACATGGCGGAACAAATATTCAAACGTAACATTACATTGGAAGAATATTTAGAAGTACGATAA
- a CDS encoding MFS transporter yields MNNQRWLSMSFFVFFFTWGIFLPYWTGWLTSAKGLTVTQASIVMGAGMIARSFSTFFLFPYATRNLSLLRVIRWTTLLSFIVALAYLPESPFSVLFGLTVLFSAVYPIILPGVESGASLLMQHERIHYGKSRSFGSIGYTVALLLIGSVTAIWNEQAILYMMIIGLGMALLFFYQQAPEVVQQSPVAESTAQKGQLRALFADRPFVIVLCIAILLQGAHASYYNYGFIFLDDMGINGFYIGVILNIAVLFEIIFFTQADRLLVGVKTSTIFLMAATGSTIRWISIFLFPVASVFIATQVLHSVSFGMAHFAFVQYISKNVPNYLIASAQGIYAAVAMSLSIAILTFPAGYLYDQSPRFAFLSMAACSIAALILILWTRQRISHKND; encoded by the coding sequence TTGAATAATCAACGTTGGCTCTCTATGAGCTTTTTTGTGTTTTTCTTTACATGGGGCATCTTCTTACCTTATTGGACAGGTTGGTTGACTTCAGCAAAAGGCTTAACGGTGACGCAGGCTAGCATTGTTATGGGGGCCGGTATGATTGCTAGATCCTTTTCAACGTTTTTTCTATTTCCATACGCCACGCGAAACTTGTCACTTTTGCGCGTTATACGCTGGACTACGCTATTATCGTTCATTGTCGCGCTAGCTTATCTTCCGGAAAGTCCATTTTCGGTGTTATTTGGTTTGACGGTTTTGTTCAGTGCTGTATACCCTATTATCCTTCCAGGCGTGGAAAGTGGTGCTTCCTTATTGATGCAACATGAACGCATTCATTATGGGAAGAGCCGTTCATTCGGTTCGATCGGCTACACTGTCGCACTACTATTAATCGGTTCTGTAACAGCTATCTGGAACGAGCAAGCCATTTTATATATGATGATCATCGGACTCGGTATGGCATTGCTATTTTTCTATCAACAGGCTCCGGAAGTGGTCCAACAATCGCCTGTTGCAGAATCGACTGCACAAAAAGGACAATTACGCGCTCTGTTTGCTGATAGACCTTTTGTTATCGTGCTATGTATTGCGATTTTACTACAAGGCGCGCATGCTTCCTATTACAACTATGGTTTTATCTTTTTAGATGACATGGGTATCAACGGGTTTTATATCGGAGTTATACTCAATATTGCTGTATTGTTTGAAATTATATTTTTCACACAGGCCGACCGTCTTCTGGTCGGAGTCAAGACATCCACTATTTTTTTAATGGCCGCGACAGGTTCTACAATTCGTTGGATTTCCATCTTCTTATTTCCTGTAGCAAGCGTATTTATCGCAACGCAGGTGCTCCACTCCGTATCATTCGGCATGGCACATTTTGCATTCGTTCAATATATCTCAAAAAACGTACCGAATTATCTAATCGCTTCTGCCCAAGGCATCTATGCTGCAGTCGCAATGAGTCTAAGCATAGCGATTCTGACATTCCCCGCAGGTTATCTATACGATCAGTCACCACGCTTTGCATTTCTTAGTATGGCGGCTTGTTCTATTGCTGCTTTAATTTTAATTTTATGGACGAGACAGCGCATTTCTCATAAAAATGACTAA
- the yidC gene encoding membrane protein insertase YidC: MKKRIGLVSLLAITAVFLSGCSGVENKTGIFYSTFVRPMDWLLHYLGEAFNGNYGFAIILITVAIRLVLMPLMLKNYKAQQEMKVKMDGLKPEMDDIQKRMKISKESNDKEEQMKLQQEMMGLYSKHGVNPLNMGCLPLVIQMPIIMGLYFAILYAPPEVKNHEFLWFKLGEPDIIMMLVAGAVYFVQARVSLWTMPEQQQKQMKLFIYMSPIMIMFISYTVMAALPLYWAVGGLLLIFQTYLGRKFYFKEVKPAVIEEK, translated from the coding sequence TTGAAGAAAAGAATAGGGCTTGTAAGTTTATTGGCAATTACTGCTGTGTTTTTGAGCGGTTGTTCTGGTGTGGAAAACAAAACAGGTATTTTTTACAGTACGTTTGTTAGGCCGATGGATTGGTTACTTCATTATCTAGGTGAAGCTTTCAATGGTAATTATGGTTTTGCAATTATACTGATTACTGTAGCAATTCGTCTAGTTTTGATGCCATTGATGTTAAAGAACTATAAAGCTCAACAAGAGATGAAAGTAAAGATGGATGGATTAAAGCCAGAAATGGATGACATCCAAAAACGAATGAAAATATCTAAAGAATCCAACGACAAAGAAGAGCAAATGAAGCTCCAGCAGGAAATGATGGGACTGTATTCCAAGCATGGCGTCAATCCATTAAATATGGGTTGTTTACCACTTGTGATTCAAATGCCAATCATTATGGGCTTGTATTTCGCCATTCTTTACGCACCACCTGAAGTGAAAAACCATGAATTCTTGTGGTTCAAACTAGGCGAACCGGATATCATCATGATGTTAGTAGCCGGTGCTGTATACTTTGTGCAGGCGCGCGTATCATTATGGACAATGCCTGAGCAACAACAGAAACAAATGAAGTTATTCATTTACATGTCTCCAATTATGATTATGTTCATCTCGTATACTGTGATGGCTGCATTGCCACTTTATTGGGCAGTCGGGGGATTACTGTTAATTTTCCAGACGTATCTTGGACGTAAATTTTATTTTAAAGAAGTAAAGCCAGCAGTCATTGAAGAAAAGTAA
- a CDS encoding helix-turn-helix domain-containing protein encodes MTGQKTEGSNLQLINAIEEERSTKKAKSIFNLEKELLTQIFNLEKDNARSTLKEIQDDLYKNTPGFTFIVVKYYFIIISSLVTRRLQTECILTDENAFTFSTACIEMIENNLHEDNMKEIGDELIEFYCYILKERVKPSLSHETVNEVIQYINKNVEKQLIVEDIAKRFNVSTSHLSRIFREYTSVTLVEYITIRKIEEVQYYLRFSDQKIAEIAERFHFCNQSYFTRVFKKYTGLTPRRFRKDLDGNYFRFTINKGDSL; translated from the coding sequence ATGACTGGCCAAAAGACAGAAGGTTCTAATCTGCAATTGATTAATGCAATTGAAGAAGAGAGGAGCACAAAAAAGGCAAAGTCGATTTTTAATCTGGAAAAAGAACTCCTCACACAAATCTTCAACTTAGAGAAAGACAATGCACGTTCTACTCTTAAGGAAATTCAAGATGATTTATACAAGAATACGCCTGGATTTACATTTATAGTCGTGAAATACTATTTTATCATCATCTCTTCCCTTGTCACTAGACGGTTACAAACTGAGTGTATTTTAACTGATGAAAATGCTTTTACATTCAGCACAGCTTGTATCGAAATGATTGAAAACAATTTGCATGAAGACAATATGAAGGAAATCGGTGATGAACTAATCGAGTTTTACTGTTACATCTTGAAAGAAAGAGTAAAACCCTCTCTTTCACATGAAACAGTTAATGAAGTGATTCAATATATTAATAAAAATGTTGAAAAGCAATTGATTGTTGAAGACATTGCCAAGCGTTTTAATGTGAGTACTAGTCACCTTTCCCGCATATTCCGAGAATATACTTCAGTTACGCTCGTTGAATACATTACAATTCGTAAAATAGAAGAAGTACAGTATTATTTGCGGTTTTCTGATCAAAAAATAGCGGAAATAGCGGAAAGATTTCATTTTTGTAACCAAAGTTATTTTACACGTGTCTTTAAAAAGTATACGGGGTTAACTCCTAGACGCTTTCGTAAGGATCTGGACGGAAATTACTTTCGTTTTACTATAAATAAAGGTGATTCACTGTAA
- a CDS encoding GNAT family N-acetyltransferase, with amino-acid sequence MIRKMTVEDIQDVQQIALTSWQHTFQEHIPEEVIEVFIERTYSDLMLKKQLEKTMVLLAIDDQGKSIGYLSYTPIDVDGESELTALHMLPEYLNSGHEEALLKEALGTLQEAVNIDVYVDQNDMALQDFYAKQGFRFVESFPELFEGIAVNTLHYSLSITQPAHT; translated from the coding sequence ATGATTCGTAAAATGACAGTAGAAGATATTCAAGATGTTCAACAGATTGCACTTACGTCTTGGCAACATACATTTCAAGAACATATACCTGAAGAAGTGATCGAGGTGTTTATTGAACGAACCTATTCCGACTTAATGCTGAAGAAGCAATTAGAAAAAACGATGGTATTGCTTGCGATAGATGATCAGGGCAAGTCGATTGGATATTTAAGTTATACTCCGATTGATGTAGACGGTGAAAGTGAACTGACAGCACTTCATATGCTTCCAGAGTATTTGAATAGCGGGCATGAGGAAGCGTTGTTAAAAGAGGCGCTAGGTACGTTGCAGGAAGCTGTAAATATAGATGTGTATGTGGATCAGAATGATATGGCGCTTCAAGATTTCTATGCTAAACAGGGATTTAGATTTGTCGAGTCATTTCCGGAGTTGTTTGAAGGTATTGCTGTGAATACTCTTCATTATTCATTGTCTATTACGCAACCTGCACATACTTAA
- a CDS encoding DUF4064 domain-containing protein, which yields MINRTAERILGIISLILLTLSVVGTALIAFFWNMASTDPTFMEEFRMEIVNEGVLNTDEVDMFMSFMGSFSTVIWVLVAVAFIGLVLNIIGLVKVWNNKSPKTAGILFIIAGLLGGILSLPSILLYIAAILCFTKKPPMAPGPSSDEYVSTQSNWMS from the coding sequence ATGATTAATCGTACAGCAGAGCGCATACTCGGTATCATATCATTGATATTATTAACATTGAGTGTTGTAGGTACCGCGCTAATTGCATTCTTTTGGAATATGGCAAGCACGGATCCAACATTCATGGAAGAGTTTCGAATGGAAATAGTGAATGAAGGTGTATTAAACACAGACGAAGTGGATATGTTCATGTCGTTCATGGGCTCATTTTCCACCGTCATTTGGGTTTTAGTAGCAGTAGCGTTTATAGGGTTAGTATTGAACATTATCGGATTAGTGAAAGTTTGGAATAATAAAAGTCCGAAAACAGCGGGAATATTATTCATTATTGCAGGTTTACTAGGTGGAATTCTATCCTTACCATCCATCCTACTCTATATCGCGGCCATTCTTTGCTTCACAAAGAAACCCCCGATGGCACCAGGACCTTCATCTGACGAATATGTCTCAACACAGTCCAATTGGATGAGCTAA
- a CDS encoding GNAT family N-acetyltransferase — protein sequence MDFELAELGGNKYAYQYKVAGEVKAEIEWSEENGIMTMTHTYTDESLRGQGVAKKLLDQAADNARDKGLKMKAVCSYVVNAFDRSDEYNDVKA from the coding sequence ATTGATTTTGAGCTTGCGGAGTTAGGCGGCAATAAATACGCGTATCAGTATAAAGTAGCTGGCGAAGTAAAAGCCGAAATCGAATGGTCTGAAGAGAATGGTATTATGACGATGACACATACGTATACAGACGAATCCTTGCGTGGTCAAGGGGTTGCAAAAAAACTACTTGACCAAGCAGCTGATAATGCACGTGATAAAGGATTGAAGATGAAAGCGGTCTGCTCATACGTAGTGAATGCATTTGATCGAAGTGATGAATACAACGACGTGAAAGCATAA
- a CDS encoding DUF1002 domain-containing protein — protein sequence MKRGLASLLAFMMMVAIIAPSAVSADDVINEKLGVPIVVYGANLSDDEKASVKESLKVAEEAEVEELSVDGNDLIKYIPGGDRNARMYSSAKITRQEEGEGIVINIVTPDNITQVTADMYATAMLTAGIEDAVVEVAAPKKVTGHSALVGIYKAYEVSGEVLDTERTDVANDELSLATKLSEKAGVDQDEVAKLLTEIKKQISEQKPATKEDVEQIVQDQLKKFNIELNDADRQLLIDLMDRISKLDIDFTKLNEQLSDMALKIKDKLGDIDPSFWEKVKEFFRNMADSLKSLFS from the coding sequence ATGAAAAGAGGATTAGCCTCTCTATTGGCTTTCATGATGATGGTTGCAATCATAGCGCCCTCTGCTGTTTCAGCGGATGATGTCATTAATGAAAAACTTGGAGTTCCAATTGTAGTGTATGGTGCTAATTTATCGGATGATGAAAAAGCGAGTGTTAAAGAAAGTCTAAAAGTGGCTGAGGAAGCTGAAGTGGAAGAGCTGTCAGTGGACGGCAATGATTTAATTAAATACATTCCTGGCGGCGACCGCAATGCGCGTATGTATTCTTCTGCGAAAATCACCAGACAAGAAGAAGGTGAAGGTATTGTCATCAATATTGTAACACCAGACAATATTACACAAGTAACAGCGGATATGTATGCAACTGCAATGTTAACAGCAGGTATAGAAGATGCGGTCGTAGAAGTAGCGGCTCCCAAAAAAGTAACAGGCCACTCAGCTCTTGTTGGAATCTACAAGGCGTATGAAGTATCTGGAGAGGTTCTGGATACGGAGCGTACCGATGTAGCAAATGATGAATTGAGTTTGGCGACAAAGCTTTCAGAAAAAGCAGGTGTCGATCAAGACGAAGTTGCTAAGTTGCTGACGGAAATCAAAAAGCAGATTTCAGAACAGAAGCCTGCGACCAAAGAAGACGTAGAACAGATTGTCCAAGACCAATTAAAGAAATTTAATATCGAATTGAATGATGCAGATCGCCAATTGTTAATCGATTTAATGGATCGAATTTCGAAACTAGACATCGACTTCACGAAGCTGAATGAACAACTGTCCGATATGGCCTTGAAAATCAAAGATAAGTTAGGTGATATCGATCCGAGCTTCTGGGAGAAGGTAAAAGAATTTTTCAGAAATATGGCGGATTCGCTCAAATCTTTGTTTAGTTAA
- a CDS encoding S1 RNA-binding domain-containing protein has product MTLLQPGTLATLEILRKEGSRFVLDAAGEEIYMNESEAPDAQERSTIEVFLYINRRGELTGTAQIPTVTMNSFGWAKVIRLERSEGVYVDIGASFEVLINRADFPQIKELWPQPGDELYMTLRTDPGGNLFGRLVTEERILEHYTMAESDMYNQNVKARAYRLLPIGTFLLTEDIQRIFVHETERKEEPRLGEEVDVRIIDVHEDGTMNGSLLPRKQDRLQTDGEQILAYLQQSGGKMPFTDKSTPEEIEEMFQMSKGAFKRALGTLMRERRITQQDGWTTLIV; this is encoded by the coding sequence ATGACATTATTACAACCAGGTACACTTGCAACACTTGAAATCCTTCGCAAAGAAGGTTCGCGCTTTGTATTGGACGCTGCTGGAGAAGAGATTTATATGAATGAATCTGAAGCGCCCGATGCACAAGAACGATCGACCATTGAAGTCTTTCTTTATATCAATAGAAGAGGCGAACTGACCGGCACTGCACAAATACCAACAGTTACGATGAATTCATTCGGATGGGCGAAAGTTATTCGTTTGGAAAGAAGTGAAGGGGTTTATGTAGATATTGGTGCATCATTTGAAGTACTGATCAATCGGGCCGACTTCCCGCAGATTAAAGAATTATGGCCACAGCCGGGCGACGAATTGTATATGACGCTTCGCACAGATCCTGGCGGTAATTTATTCGGACGTCTAGTTACAGAAGAAAGAATTCTGGAGCACTATACTATGGCGGAATCAGACATGTACAATCAGAATGTTAAAGCAAGAGCTTACCGCTTGTTGCCAATCGGCACATTCTTGTTGACGGAAGATATACAACGTATTTTTGTTCACGAGACAGAGCGTAAAGAAGAACCTAGATTAGGCGAAGAAGTAGATGTTCGTATTATCGATGTCCATGAAGATGGAACGATGAATGGTTCATTGTTGCCGAGAAAACAAGATCGCTTGCAAACAGATGGAGAGCAAATACTAGCGTACTTACAACAATCAGGTGGTAAAATGCCATTTACCGATAAATCTACTCCTGAAGAAATCGAAGAGATGTTCCAGATGAGTAAAGGTGCTTTCAAACGGGCATTAGGCACGTTGATGAGAGAGCGAAGAATTACACAACAAGATGGCTGGACGACTTTAATAGTGTAA
- the mntR gene encoding transcriptional regulator MntR, with product MATPSMEDYIEQIYLQLEARGEARVSDVAEALSVLPSSVTKMAQRLDREGYVHYERYRGLALTDRGLRFGKKLVHRHELLEQFLRIIGVEEENIYGDVEGIEHHLSWNAMDRITDLVETLESDPEFVKKLKSKAL from the coding sequence TTGGCTACACCCAGTATGGAAGATTATATTGAACAAATCTATTTGCAGCTAGAAGCAAGAGGAGAAGCGCGTGTGTCCGACGTGGCAGAGGCACTCTCTGTCCTTCCGTCCTCCGTAACGAAAATGGCTCAGCGTCTTGATCGTGAAGGTTACGTGCACTATGAGCGCTACAGAGGATTGGCATTAACTGATCGCGGTTTACGCTTTGGTAAAAAACTTGTACATCGCCATGAATTACTAGAACAATTTTTGCGTATCATTGGCGTGGAAGAAGAAAATATCTATGGAGATGTAGAAGGGATTGAACATCACCTAAGCTGGAATGCGATGGATCGCATTACTGATTTGGTGGAGACACTCGAGTCTGATCCTGAATTCGTGAAAAAACTAAAAAGTAAAGCACTCTAG
- a CDS encoding lmo0937 family membrane protein, whose protein sequence is MGRILWLVIVVLIALWVIGLVANIGGGLIHTLLVIAGIIFVIQLITGRRSV, encoded by the coding sequence ATGGGTCGTATATTATGGCTTGTTATTGTAGTACTAATAGCATTATGGGTAATTGGTTTAGTAGCGAATATTGGCGGTGGGTTAATCCACACACTTTTAGTAATTGCCGGCATTATCTTTGTTATTCAATTAATAACTGGAAGACGATCGGTATAG
- a CDS encoding GNAT family N-acetyltransferase — protein MRLQEWTIEEQDLLIQFMTTNSWPYHDISQPGRELLEKSIEEGGYASDDVKTFWIENNENEKVGIVKVYDLQEDVPLFDLRIADHFRGYGYGSRALKKLTQYVFELPEHKIRIEGHTRHDNAAMRKAFERAGFVKEAHLRQAWFLPKENTYYDAVTYGMTREDYEAGTTTPVRWEDRERFEKSIPGFREQMQSERLYIRAPELNDAMDVWGAVSHSMPTLRKWTEWAQKEMTIESTEEYVRQSVSDFIGRKSLSFHLFLKETGEFIGCAGFHRIDWGIRKFEVEYWLDTKFEGRGYMTEALKELVGFAFADLSAARVEFFCDENHSKGRAVAKRTGFELEGILRKNAPSANGQCLRNTCVYARIT, from the coding sequence ATGCGTTTACAAGAATGGACAATAGAAGAACAAGATTTACTAATTCAGTTTATGACAACAAACTCATGGCCCTACCATGATATTAGTCAGCCTGGTCGCGAGTTACTTGAAAAGTCGATCGAAGAGGGCGGCTATGCATCTGATGACGTAAAAACGTTCTGGATTGAAAATAATGAAAATGAAAAAGTGGGAATCGTGAAAGTCTATGACTTACAAGAAGATGTCCCCTTATTCGACCTTCGGATTGCTGATCACTTCAGGGGCTACGGATATGGTTCTCGTGCATTAAAAAAGCTCACGCAGTATGTATTTGAGTTACCTGAGCACAAGATTCGTATTGAAGGACATACACGCCACGACAATGCTGCAATGCGCAAAGCATTTGAACGGGCAGGCTTTGTAAAGGAAGCACATTTGCGTCAAGCATGGTTCTTACCGAAAGAAAACACGTATTATGATGCGGTAACCTATGGTATGACGAGAGAAGACTACGAGGCGGGTACGACAACTCCTGTACGTTGGGAAGACAGAGAGCGTTTCGAAAAAAGTATACCCGGCTTTAGAGAGCAGATGCAATCTGAACGGTTATATATACGAGCACCTGAATTAAATGACGCGATGGATGTTTGGGGTGCTGTTTCGCATTCAATGCCTACATTACGAAAGTGGACTGAATGGGCACAAAAAGAAATGACAATCGAGTCGACAGAAGAATATGTTCGTCAGTCTGTTTCAGATTTTATTGGCAGGAAGTCTTTAAGCTTTCACTTATTCTTAAAAGAAACAGGTGAGTTTATTGGCTGTGCAGGATTCCATAGAATCGACTGGGGTATTCGGAAATTTGAAGTGGAATATTGGTTGGACACAAAGTTTGAAGGTCGAGGGTATATGACGGAAGCACTCAAAGAACTTGTGGGATTTGCGTTTGCCGATTTATCGGCCGCACGGGTGGAATTCTTCTGTGATGAGAATCACAGTAAAGGTCGCGCAGTAGCAAAGAGAACTGGGTTTGAACTGGAAGGTATTTTACGCAAAAATGCCCCTTCTGCGAATGGGCAATGCTTACGCAACACATGTGTATACGCAAGAATTACCTGA
- a CDS encoding ArsR/SmtB family transcription factor has protein sequence MVNQDACEVTIVHEDVVRKIRKELPDVTEMVQIFKALADETRLRIAYSLTLESEMCVCDVAAVIQSSSATASHHLRYLRDHSLAKSERRGKMVYYSLADEHVADLVKIAYEHAIEAQQTM, from the coding sequence GTGGTAAACCAAGATGCCTGTGAAGTAACGATTGTGCACGAAGATGTTGTTCGTAAAATTCGTAAAGAACTTCCAGATGTAACCGAGATGGTACAAATATTCAAAGCACTGGCTGATGAAACACGTTTGCGTATTGCTTATTCACTGACTTTGGAATCAGAAATGTGTGTCTGTGATGTAGCGGCAGTGATTCAATCTTCATCCGCTACCGCTTCCCATCATTTACGTTATTTACGGGATCATTCATTGGCCAAATCAGAAAGACGTGGAAAAATGGTATACTATTCTTTAGCAGATGAACATGTTGCAGACCTGGTGAAGATTGCTTACGAACACGCAATTGAAGCCCAGCAAACGATGTAA
- the mnhG gene encoding monovalent cation/H(+) antiporter subunit G, whose product MNVSGIGEFIGALLILTGAVASMLSVFGLIRLPDVYTRSHAATKSSTLAVLLTLSGAFIYFLFSENFVSVRLLLGIGFVFLTAPVAGHVIIRAAYRSKVKLADISTEDELYEKIHGERSDK is encoded by the coding sequence TTGAACGTAAGCGGGATTGGTGAATTTATAGGGGCTTTATTGATTTTGACAGGCGCTGTTGCCAGTATGTTGAGTGTCTTTGGTTTGATTCGCTTGCCAGATGTTTATACTCGATCACATGCTGCAACGAAAAGTTCAACGTTGGCCGTGTTATTGACATTATCGGGCGCGTTCATCTATTTTCTCTTCTCGGAAAACTTTGTAAGTGTACGTCTTCTTCTAGGTATCGGCTTTGTCTTTTTGACAGCGCCGGTAGCTGGGCATGTAATTATTCGTGCTGCGTATCGGTCGAAAGTGAAGCTCGCGGATATTTCTACAGAAGATGAATTATATGAAAAGATTCACGGGGAAAGATCGGATAAATGA
- a CDS encoding Na(+)/H(+) antiporter subunit F1 encodes MIAGMLTISVILFALTILVAVIRIILGPSLPDRVVALDVIGVNLIATIAVVSVILNTKAFLEAILILGILSFIGTIAFSKFIERGKIVERKRDW; translated from the coding sequence ATGATAGCAGGTATGCTTACTATATCGGTCATACTATTCGCATTGACTATTTTGGTCGCCGTCATCCGGATTATCCTAGGGCCTTCGCTGCCGGATCGCGTCGTAGCACTCGATGTCATTGGAGTGAATTTGATTGCTACGATTGCAGTCGTGTCTGTGATTTTAAATACAAAAGCATTTTTGGAAGCGATTTTGATTCTTGGTATTCTATCCTTTATCGGAACCATTGCATTTTCCAAGTTTATTGAGAGGGGGAAAATCGTTGAACGTAAGCGGGATTGGTGA
- a CDS encoding Na+/H+ antiporter subunit E has protein sequence MPIQLLLNLFIAFLWMLLMDEDELRFNTFFMGFLVGLGIIFAMSRFFGTHFYLRRVYAACKLLLIFIRELTQSSFVVISQIMRPTLQIKPGIFKYETILTSDVEVTVLSMLLTLTPGSVVMEVSPEGNELYIHAMDVEESRAGLIKQLKNFEKAIMEVTR, from the coding sequence ATGCCAATACAACTTCTGCTAAATTTATTCATTGCGTTTTTATGGATGTTATTAATGGATGAAGACGAGCTGAGATTCAATACGTTTTTCATGGGTTTTTTAGTCGGACTCGGAATCATTTTCGCCATGAGTCGTTTTTTTGGCACCCATTTCTATTTACGCAGAGTATACGCTGCTTGCAAGCTTTTGTTGATCTTTATAAGAGAGCTAACGCAATCAAGTTTTGTGGTTATCTCCCAAATCATGAGACCTACATTGCAAATCAAGCCGGGTATCTTTAAGTACGAGACGATCTTGACGAGTGATGTTGAAGTGACCGTGCTGTCCATGTTGCTAACTCTGACACCGGGTTCGGTTGTGATGGAAGTATCACCTGAAGGCAACGAATTATATATCCATGCAATGGATGTCGAAGAGTCTCGTGCCGGATTGATTAAGCAACTGAAGAATTTCGAGAAAGCGATTATGGAGGTGACACGATGA